The proteins below are encoded in one region of Herpetosiphon gulosus:
- a CDS encoding sigma-70 family RNA polymerase sigma factor: MANQPASNVARAAASGDQADLALAAQLAAGNIQALETLYERYARPIFSLALRILGNEADAEEVMQDVLERVWRYSGSFDAQRGRFGSWVLGMTHHVAIDAVRKRSRRPQAVDAEASELMLGLISDPNQPDMTDQAIQHEQAGQVRDALRSLPEAQQQAIELAFFRGLSHLEIAATTGEPLGTVKTRIRRGMERLRTVLSKTGVFND; the protein is encoded by the coding sequence GTGGCAAATCAACCAGCTTCGAATGTGGCGCGGGCCGCAGCTTCGGGTGATCAGGCAGATTTAGCGTTGGCAGCTCAGCTAGCCGCAGGCAACATACAGGCCTTAGAAACATTGTACGAGCGCTATGCCCGGCCAATTTTCTCGTTGGCACTGCGGATTTTGGGCAATGAGGCCGATGCTGAAGAAGTGATGCAAGATGTTTTAGAGCGGGTTTGGCGTTATTCAGGGAGTTTCGACGCACAACGTGGCCGCTTTGGCTCGTGGGTCTTAGGTATGACCCATCATGTCGCAATCGATGCAGTTCGCAAGCGCAGCCGCCGCCCGCAAGCGGTCGATGCTGAAGCCAGCGAACTCATGCTTGGCCTCATTTCCGACCCAAACCAACCTGATATGACCGACCAAGCCATCCAGCATGAGCAAGCTGGGCAGGTTCGTGACGCTTTGCGCAGTTTGCCCGAAGCCCAACAACAAGCGATCGAATTGGCATTTTTTCGTGGCCTGAGCCATCTGGAGATTGCCGCAACAACAGGTGAACCTTTAGGGACGGTCAAAACCCGCATTCGTCGGGGCATGGAACGGCTCCGCACCGTTCTCTCCAAAACAGGGGTATTCAATGACTGA
- a CDS encoding anti-sigma factor — protein sequence MTDQRDELIELYALGALPADEAAEVEDYLASNSQAQERYSQYRRISQALLWSVEQRDPPAGAYERFRERLATPSNVPTKPLNQPTQRQSWLASLFGRRYRLIATALTIFLVLLGGAGGRIWQLQNEVGGLQPLVEQNKQLTALLGESGTQLVPLADTGSGMAGGTINIIVNPQTGHSYLRASHLPPLAANQSYQLWLIADGTPQSMEVFGVDTSGDALIWIDRLPSTGAENLLGITVEPAGGSQQPTSNPLAVGTIDA from the coding sequence ATGACTGACCAACGTGATGAACTTATCGAACTCTATGCACTTGGTGCTCTGCCTGCTGATGAAGCAGCCGAGGTTGAGGATTATTTGGCCTCAAATAGCCAAGCGCAAGAACGCTATTCTCAATATCGGCGTATTTCCCAAGCATTGTTATGGAGCGTTGAGCAGCGTGATCCGCCCGCCGGAGCTTACGAGCGTTTTCGCGAGCGCTTGGCTACGCCCTCAAATGTGCCAACCAAACCGCTAAACCAACCAACCCAACGCCAATCGTGGCTGGCAAGCCTGTTTGGCCGCCGCTACCGTTTAATTGCAACCGCGCTCACCATCTTCTTGGTGCTACTGGGCGGCGCTGGTGGCCGAATTTGGCAATTGCAAAACGAGGTTGGGGGGTTACAACCCTTGGTTGAGCAAAATAAGCAATTAACCGCGTTGCTCGGCGAATCGGGCACGCAGCTTGTGCCATTGGCCGATACTGGCAGCGGCATGGCTGGCGGCACAATCAACATCATCGTTAATCCGCAAACTGGCCATAGTTATTTACGAGCTAGCCATCTACCACCTTTGGCCGCTAACCAAAGCTACCAACTTTGGCTGATTGCCGATGGCACGCCCCAAAGCATGGAAGTGTTTGGGGTCGATACCAGTGGCGATGCCTTGATTTGGATCGATCGACTGCCCTCGACTGGAGCCGAAAACTTGCTCGGAATTACGGTCGAGCCAGCAGGCGGCAGCCAACAACCAACCTCAAATCCACTCGCAGTTGGCACAATCGATGCCTAA
- a CDS encoding cation:proton antiporter yields MSSTVQLILLLLVLIGVAKIGGALSAALGQPTVLGKLLAGVLLGPSLINVMHWEIFQSSDLKSTIHYLSELGVIFLMFIAGLRIEAHELREAGKAATWTAILGVVIPFLGGLLSALAFGYGLIPAIFVGLLLTATSVSISAQTLLELGRLKSRVGTTLLGAAVLDDIIGLLLLSIFMATQTSDGNFMTIVWTIVRLVGFLAVAWFLGQRYLPRMLERVKKMRTNEPVLTFAVLVVLGLAFTAETVGHLAAITGAFMAGILLSHTDVRDEIDRSISSFTYAVLVPIFFIGIGLNTDLSSLSGAAIPMAIILCIVAIGTKIVGCGLGAKIAGLNQREAIQVGCGMISRGEVGLIVASLGVQNQIVDTNVFSLTVAVVLVTTLVTPILLKWSFKTEPLPSLHLALEPEDEVLAIG; encoded by the coding sequence ATGAGTTCAACTGTGCAACTGATCTTATTGCTGTTGGTGTTAATCGGTGTCGCCAAAATTGGCGGCGCACTCAGTGCCGCACTTGGTCAACCAACCGTATTAGGCAAGCTGCTGGCGGGTGTGTTACTTGGCCCAAGTTTAATTAATGTGATGCACTGGGAAATCTTCCAAAGCAGCGATTTGAAATCGACCATCCACTATCTCTCGGAGCTTGGGGTCATTTTCCTAATGTTTATCGCCGGCCTGCGGATCGAAGCTCATGAGTTGCGCGAAGCTGGCAAGGCTGCTACATGGACAGCAATTTTGGGCGTGGTTATTCCATTCCTTGGTGGTCTACTCAGCGCTTTGGCCTTTGGCTATGGCCTTATTCCGGCAATTTTTGTGGGCTTGTTGTTGACCGCAACCAGCGTCAGCATTTCGGCCCAAACCTTGCTTGAGCTTGGGCGGCTCAAAAGTCGAGTTGGCACAACCTTGCTAGGCGCGGCGGTGCTCGACGACATTATTGGGTTGTTATTGCTCTCGATTTTTATGGCAACCCAAACCAGCGATGGCAACTTCATGACCATTGTTTGGACGATTGTACGCTTGGTGGGCTTTTTGGCGGTGGCTTGGTTCTTGGGCCAGCGCTATTTGCCACGCATGCTTGAGCGGGTCAAAAAAATGCGCACCAACGAGCCTGTGCTGACATTTGCAGTGTTGGTGGTGCTTGGTTTGGCCTTCACGGCTGAAACGGTGGGGCATTTGGCGGCAATTACCGGGGCGTTTATGGCTGGTATTCTCCTGAGCCATACCGATGTGCGTGATGAAATTGATCGTTCAATTTCTAGCTTTACCTACGCCGTGCTTGTGCCAATTTTCTTTATTGGGATTGGCCTGAACACCGATTTGAGCAGCCTCAGCGGTGCGGCCATCCCAATGGCAATTATTTTGTGCATCGTGGCAATTGGCACCAAAATTGTGGGCTGTGGCCTAGGAGCCAAAATTGCTGGCCTCAACCAACGCGAGGCAATTCAAGTTGGCTGTGGCATGATCTCGCGCGGCGAGGTGGGCTTGATCGTGGCCTCGCTGGGTGTCCAAAATCAAATTGTCGATACCAATGTATTTTCTTTGACCGTAGCAGTAGTCTTGGTAACCACCCTCGTCACCCCAATCCTACTGAAATGGTCATTCAAAACCGAGCCATTGCCAAGCCTGCACCTGGCGCTTGAGCCTGAAGATGAAGTGTTGGCAATTGGCTAA
- a CDS encoding ammonium transporter produces the protein MEEQLNSLTVNANILWVLLAAFLVFFMQAGFALVEAGFTRAKNVAHTMLMNLMVFCIGAIGFWICGFAFAFGGVNHTYPATGANAEWNFGPVTLGAWGDALSSNLSFGDQWGVLGTNGFFLNGIGLSAAGIFAFFMFQMVFMDTAATIPTGSGAERIKFIGFVIMGFLVSMFVYPLSANWVWGGGWMANMGRTLGLGNGAVDFAGSGVVHMTGGAVGLAVALVLGPRIGKFNKDGSANTILGHNLPMGVLGAIILFFGWFGFNPGSSLGIQGSFMNLTALAALNTLIAGAAGGISAMTYTWLKNKKPDPGMSVNGLLAGLVAVTAPCAFITPVAAAIIGAVGGVLVIFASILLEKLKIDDPVGAVPVHLFNGFWGVIAVGLFANGNPDTASWNGIDGQAVTGLFYGGGFSQLFAQLIEGLGIGISAFALSFVAFKALAKLGLMRSRAEDEVAGLDLPEMGMPGYVSDGAYMPETGAAPAPSAEPAATGLPAGAAA, from the coding sequence GTGGAAGAGCAACTCAACTCATTGACGGTCAACGCAAACATCTTGTGGGTCTTGCTCGCTGCTTTTCTGGTCTTCTTTATGCAAGCTGGGTTTGCTTTGGTTGAAGCAGGCTTCACTCGGGCAAAAAATGTCGCGCACACCATGCTCATGAACTTGATGGTGTTTTGTATTGGGGCGATTGGCTTCTGGATTTGTGGCTTTGCCTTTGCCTTCGGTGGGGTCAACCATACCTACCCAGCAACTGGCGCAAACGCTGAATGGAACTTCGGCCCAGTTACTTTGGGAGCTTGGGGCGATGCACTCTCCTCAAATCTCTCCTTCGGCGATCAATGGGGCGTGCTCGGAACCAACGGCTTCTTCCTGAATGGGATTGGGCTGAGCGCTGCAGGGATTTTTGCCTTCTTTATGTTCCAAATGGTCTTTATGGATACCGCCGCTACAATTCCAACTGGCAGCGGAGCCGAACGAATCAAGTTCATTGGTTTTGTAATCATGGGCTTTTTGGTCAGTATGTTCGTTTATCCACTTTCGGCCAACTGGGTTTGGGGTGGTGGCTGGATGGCCAACATGGGCCGCACACTTGGGCTTGGCAACGGCGCAGTCGATTTTGCTGGCTCAGGGGTTGTGCACATGACTGGTGGCGCTGTTGGTTTGGCCGTTGCGCTGGTGCTTGGGCCGCGGATCGGCAAATTCAATAAAGATGGTAGCGCCAACACCATTCTCGGACACAACTTGCCAATGGGTGTTTTGGGCGCAATCATCCTCTTTTTTGGTTGGTTCGGCTTCAATCCAGGTAGCTCATTGGGTATCCAAGGTTCGTTTATGAACTTAACTGCCTTAGCTGCCTTGAATACCTTAATTGCAGGCGCTGCTGGTGGCATTAGTGCCATGACCTACACATGGCTGAAGAATAAAAAACCAGATCCAGGCATGAGTGTCAATGGTTTGTTGGCAGGATTGGTGGCTGTAACTGCGCCTTGTGCCTTTATCACGCCTGTTGCCGCAGCAATTATTGGGGCAGTTGGCGGGGTTTTGGTGATTTTCGCCAGCATTCTGTTGGAAAAACTCAAAATCGATGATCCGGTTGGGGCAGTGCCTGTGCACTTGTTCAATGGCTTTTGGGGTGTGATTGCGGTTGGTCTGTTTGCCAACGGCAACCCCGACACCGCGAGCTGGAACGGCATCGATGGTCAAGCTGTAACTGGCTTGTTCTATGGCGGTGGGTTCAGCCAACTCTTTGCTCAATTGATCGAAGGCTTAGGCATTGGGATCAGCGCATTTGCCTTATCATTCGTCGCTTTCAAAGCCTTGGCTAAACTTGGCTTGATGCGTTCACGGGCTGAAGACGAAGTAGCGGGCTTGGATTTACCAGAAATGGGCATGCCTGGCTATGTTTCCGATGGCGCTTATATGCCCGAAACTGGGGCAGCCCCTGCTCCTAGCGCAGAACCTGCTGCGACTGGTTTGCCCGCTGGCGCTGCTGCTTAA
- a CDS encoding MFS transporter translates to MASASTTPRQPSPLVALRHRDYRLLWSGQLISIAGSQMHTVALHVQVYRLASAIPGANPAIFLGLIGLFQFIPLLLLALRAGLLADRVDRRRLMLVTQSILMGLSLVLAVLSWFGLINLWLLYGIMVIFFSTKTFDLPARQALIPRLVPREVLPTALSLNMIAWQIGNIAGPALGGWFVSYSIALVYLIDAISYGVVVLSLWQMRGNYAPTEVKPMIKGSMWEGLHFVRRTPIIWSTMVLDFIATFCGAATTLLPLFADQVLGVDEKALGLMYAAPAIGALVAALAMSWFGNPRRQGMVVVVSVVLYGLATMVFGLAPSLPIALLGLAGTGAADTVSAVLRGTIRQLNTPDELRGRATSANMLFFQGGPLLGEVEAGFAASLVGAPIAIAFGGAICVTAAIIIALRIPSLRLYDR, encoded by the coding sequence ATGGCTTCAGCTTCAACCACCCCGCGCCAACCCTCGCCGTTGGTCGCTTTACGCCATCGCGATTATCGGCTGCTCTGGAGCGGCCAACTGATTTCAATTGCTGGCTCGCAGATGCACACTGTGGCCTTGCATGTCCAAGTCTATCGTTTAGCCAGTGCGATTCCTGGGGCTAATCCAGCGATTTTTCTGGGTTTGATTGGCTTGTTTCAATTTATTCCCTTGTTGCTGTTGGCGTTACGAGCAGGTTTATTGGCCGATCGAGTTGATCGACGACGCTTAATGCTGGTAACTCAAAGTATCTTGATGGGGTTATCGTTGGTATTGGCGGTTTTATCGTGGTTTGGCTTAATCAATCTGTGGTTGCTGTATGGAATTATGGTGATCTTTTTTAGCACCAAAACCTTTGATCTGCCTGCTCGCCAAGCGTTAATTCCGCGTTTAGTGCCGCGTGAAGTGCTGCCAACAGCATTAAGTTTAAATATGATTGCTTGGCAAATTGGCAATATTGCTGGGCCGGCCTTGGGTGGTTGGTTTGTTAGCTATTCGATCGCCTTGGTCTATTTGATCGATGCGATCAGTTATGGGGTGGTGGTCTTGAGTTTGTGGCAAATGCGCGGCAATTATGCCCCAACCGAGGTTAAACCTATGATCAAAGGCTCCATGTGGGAAGGTTTGCACTTTGTGCGCCGCACACCGATTATCTGGTCAACCATGGTGCTCGATTTTATTGCAACCTTCTGTGGCGCGGCCACGACACTCTTGCCATTATTTGCAGATCAAGTCTTAGGTGTCGATGAAAAAGCCTTGGGTTTGATGTATGCTGCACCAGCGATTGGGGCGTTAGTCGCAGCACTGGCCATGTCCTGGTTTGGTAATCCGCGTCGCCAAGGCATGGTAGTGGTGGTTTCGGTGGTGTTATATGGTTTGGCAACCATGGTATTTGGGCTTGCCCCAAGCTTGCCGATTGCCTTGCTGGGCTTGGCGGGCACAGGTGCTGCCGATACGGTCAGTGCTGTATTGCGCGGCACAATTCGCCAATTAAATACTCCCGACGAACTGCGTGGGCGGGCAACCTCAGCCAATATGCTGTTTTTTCAAGGCGGGCCATTATTGGGCGAAGTTGAGGCAGGCTTCGCCGCATCATTGGTTGGTGCGCCGATCGCGATTGCTTTTGGTGGAGCAATTTGTGTTACCGCCGCAATCATCATCGCTTTGCGGATACCCAGTTTGCGCTTGTATGATCGTTGA
- a CDS encoding VTT domain-containing protein — protein MWDSIVQAFNSAVIQLEANVYWLTLSYLLFSEFGAPLPIPGNFVLVAGGFLLGRQGDLPIWLMGLAILALVPGAVTMFWIGRRGGLPLLNRIGPKIGLSQRRRDRIVGWLERRAVLGLIVIRVLPTFRLGTTLIPGALGMPWPRFALGMGCGLVAWVITYMGLGYAMGLFS, from the coding sequence ATGTGGGATTCAATCGTTCAGGCCTTCAATAGTGCGGTTATCCAGCTTGAGGCCAATGTTTATTGGCTAACCCTGAGTTATTTGTTGTTCAGCGAATTTGGCGCACCACTGCCAATCCCCGGCAATTTTGTGTTGGTTGCTGGCGGCTTTTTACTTGGCCGTCAAGGCGATCTGCCAATCTGGTTGATGGGCTTGGCAATCTTGGCTTTAGTACCAGGCGCTGTCACCATGTTTTGGATTGGGCGGCGCGGTGGCTTGCCCCTGCTTAATCGGATTGGTCCAAAAATTGGTCTATCGCAACGGCGGCGCGACCGAATCGTCGGTTGGCTTGAACGGCGGGCAGTGCTTGGGCTGATTGTGATTCGGGTGCTGCCAACGTTTCGCTTAGGCACAACCTTGATTCCTGGTGCCTTGGGAATGCCATGGCCACGTTTTGCGCTTGGTATGGGTTGCGGCTTAGTTGCATGGGTCATCACCTATATGGGTTTGGGCTATGCAATGGGCTTGTTTAGTTGA
- a CDS encoding peptide ABC transporter substrate-binding protein: MMRILTLGLLAVLLTACSLGSTPAPTNEPTTPPIQIPQGGTLTIRTAQDIPSLHPWKPTSHEEAQLLGLLYRGLTKLDQSLAPQPDVATSWQSDSVGQTLTMTLRSDIRWHDDTALTAADAAWTISAMQSISPTTPLLTDLQGLVRNVSAPDDTTLVISLREPYAPLLSALSMPILPKHLFEQLSPVELDQLNLLTQPIGSGPFMFEERTAGSALSLIRNSNYIDGVPYLDRVAFVVAPDPQVARQAVRDGDLLAAELPWEQSQGLGSSIGTGSYPENGFYYLAFNMRDGRIFSDLRVRQALALSLDLNTIVETAGPSAQAILSDHLPGTWVAPTGELPKRNLDQARELLDQAGWVLPEGATIRASNGITLSMALFVRGDDQRRIEVAERIAAAASPVGFNIVVTPADFESVIRSKLVTPFDFDLALMSWGNSRVGGSPSYTAYDPDNFSLFHSSQIYQGVADGRPGLRNYGAFQNTSFDNLSTAARALYATERRRELYQQTNTIIQTEYPYVFLWADRIPVALAKQVRSTQGEIRLDTANWLYDVQHWYLEP; this comes from the coding sequence ATGATGCGAATATTGACCCTAGGATTATTGGCTGTTTTGCTCACAGCATGTAGCCTCGGCTCCACACCAGCACCCACCAACGAGCCAACCACCCCGCCAATTCAAATTCCGCAAGGTGGCACGCTAACCATTCGCACCGCCCAAGATATTCCAAGCTTGCACCCATGGAAGCCAACCAGCCACGAAGAAGCTCAACTTTTAGGCTTGCTCTATCGGGGGTTAACCAAACTTGATCAAAGCCTCGCGCCGCAACCCGACGTTGCCACAAGCTGGCAAAGCGATAGCGTCGGCCAAACGTTAACCATGACCTTGCGCAGCGATATTCGCTGGCACGATGATACCGCCTTGACTGCTGCTGATGCGGCTTGGACGATCAGCGCCATGCAAAGCATCAGCCCAACCACTCCATTATTGACTGATCTTCAGGGTTTGGTGCGCAACGTGAGCGCACCCGACGACACAACCTTGGTGATTTCGTTGCGCGAACCCTATGCACCATTGCTCTCGGCCTTGAGCATGCCAATTTTGCCCAAGCATCTGTTTGAGCAACTTAGCCCAGTTGAGCTTGATCAGCTTAATCTTTTGACCCAGCCGATTGGTAGCGGGCCGTTTATGTTCGAAGAACGCACTGCTGGCTCAGCACTTAGCTTAATTCGCAATAGCAACTATATTGATGGCGTGCCTTATCTTGATCGTGTCGCATTTGTAGTTGCCCCCGATCCGCAAGTGGCCCGCCAAGCAGTGCGCGATGGCGATCTGTTGGCGGCAGAATTACCTTGGGAACAAAGCCAAGGCTTAGGGTCGTCCATTGGCACGGGTAGCTATCCTGAAAACGGCTTTTATTATCTGGCCTTCAATATGCGTGATGGTCGCATCTTCAGCGATCTACGGGTGCGCCAAGCCTTGGCATTAAGCCTCGATCTCAATACAATCGTCGAAACGGCTGGCCCCTCGGCTCAAGCAATTTTGAGCGATCATTTGCCAGGCACATGGGTAGCGCCAACTGGCGAGTTGCCCAAACGCAACTTAGATCAAGCCCGCGAATTACTGGATCAAGCAGGCTGGGTCTTGCCCGAAGGTGCGACGATTCGCGCCTCAAATGGAATTACATTATCGATGGCGCTATTTGTGCGTGGCGATGATCAACGCCGAATCGAGGTTGCTGAACGGATCGCTGCCGCTGCCAGCCCAGTTGGCTTTAATATTGTGGTTACGCCAGCTGATTTTGAGAGCGTGATTCGCTCTAAGTTGGTGACACCCTTTGATTTTGATTTGGCCTTGATGAGTTGGGGCAATAGTCGAGTTGGCGGTTCGCCCTCGTACACTGCCTACGATCCTGATAATTTTTCGCTGTTTCATTCGAGCCAAATTTATCAAGGGGTTGCCGATGGGCGGCCAGGCTTGCGCAATTATGGCGCGTTCCAAAACACCAGTTTTGATAATTTATCGACAGCAGCGCGGGCACTTTACGCTACCGAACGCCGCCGCGAACTCTATCAACAAACCAACACAATCATTCAAACCGAATATCCGTATGTGTTTCTGTGGGCCGATCGGATTCCGGTCGCCTTGGCCAAACAGGTACGTTCAACCCAAGGTGAAATTCGGCTTGACACCGCTAATTGGCTGTATGATGTTCAACATTGGTATCTTGAGCCATAA